From Chryseobacterium sp. H1D6B, a single genomic window includes:
- a CDS encoding MFS transporter, protein MKLIQIYTSSFKGLSQESWMLALVMLINRAGSMVLPFLGVYMTDHLHFSIENSGIVLSFFGIGSVIGSWLGGMITDKIGEYRVQSLSLLLSVPLFCLIPLFSTEVGVAGIILAQSIVSETFRPANSVAITKYAKPENITRAFSLNRMAVNLGFSIGPALGGILSAISYEFLFYSNALGALLAGLMYIWFFGKRRKKTAQKEKKVKEAIVIVKENSPYRDGKFLIYSFFCMLFAICFFQLFSTLTIFYKDTAHLSQQSIGYILGYSGFLIVLLEMSFVQIAEKYFKLAYTMLIGTFLCGISYAMMAFDYSMITLILSMTLLCIGEIWTLPFMSTITAFRSGKNNKGAYMGLNGMSFSIAFIITPYLGTLIAEKFGFNALWIGTGILSTFIAGAFYFIVPWLLKDNAEAKDSI, encoded by the coding sequence GTGAAATTAATACAAATATATACGAGTTCATTTAAAGGACTTTCTCAGGAAAGCTGGATGCTGGCTTTGGTGATGCTGATCAACCGTGCCGGCTCTATGGTACTTCCTTTTTTGGGAGTTTATATGACAGACCATCTTCATTTCAGTATTGAAAATTCTGGAATTGTCCTGAGTTTCTTCGGGATAGGATCTGTTATCGGATCATGGCTTGGGGGAATGATCACTGATAAAATAGGAGAGTACAGAGTGCAAAGTTTGAGTTTGCTATTAAGTGTACCGCTATTCTGCCTAATCCCTCTTTTTTCTACGGAAGTAGGAGTTGCCGGGATTATATTGGCGCAGAGTATTGTAAGTGAAACCTTCCGTCCTGCCAACTCTGTAGCGATCACCAAATATGCAAAACCGGAAAATATAACCAGAGCATTTTCTCTCAACCGGATGGCTGTTAACTTGGGATTCTCTATCGGCCCGGCCTTGGGAGGAATTTTGTCTGCAATCTCTTACGAATTCCTATTTTACAGCAATGCATTGGGAGCTTTGCTTGCAGGCTTGATGTATATCTGGTTTTTTGGAAAAAGAAGAAAAAAAACAGCTCAAAAAGAGAAAAAAGTAAAAGAAGCTATTGTTATAGTTAAAGAAAATTCTCCTTATCGAGACGGTAAGTTTTTAATTTACAGTTTTTTCTGCATGCTGTTTGCAATCTGTTTCTTCCAGCTTTTCAGTACATTGACGATATTTTATAAAGATACAGCACATCTCAGCCAGCAGAGCATCGGTTATATTTTAGGATACAGCGGTTTTCTGATCGTTCTTTTGGAAATGTCTTTTGTACAAATTGCGGAAAAGTATTTTAAATTAGCTTATACAATGCTGATAGGAACTTTCCTATGTGGAATTTCTTATGCGATGATGGCGTTTGATTACAGTATGATCACATTAATTCTTTCTATGACACTCCTTTGTATCGGTGAAATCTGGACGCTTCCTTTTATGTCTACAATTACTGCTTTTCGTTCTGGAAAGAACAATAAAGGAGCTTATATGGGCTTGAATGGAATGTCTTTCTCTATAGCTTTTATCATAACTCCTTATTTAGGAACATTGATTGCGGAAAAATTTGGATTCAACGCGCTATGGATTGGAACGGGAATACTTTCAACATTTATTGCGGGAGCTTTCTATTTCATTGTTCCATGGCTGTTAAAAGATAATGCTGAGGCGAAAGATTCTATATAA
- a CDS encoding glutamine--tRNA ligase/YqeY domain fusion protein, whose product MEEEKKSLNFIEQIIEDDLANGLNKDQIRFRFPPEPNGYLHVGHTKAICINFGLGEKYNAPVNLRFDDTNPEKEEQEFVDSIKKDVEWLGFKWDKELYASDYFQQLYDWAVQLIKEKKAYIDEQPSEVISEQRKNPAEPGVESPFRNRPVEESLDLFERMKNGEFEEGSMSLRAKIDMVSPNMNMRDPVMYRILKRPHHRTGTEWKIYPMYDWAHGESDYLEQVSHSLCSLEFENHRPLYNWYLEQVYDESKVAPKQREFARMNVTYMITSKRKLQRLVAENVVTGWDDPRMPTISGMRRKGFTPASIRNFIDKVGVAKRENLIEIQLLDFCVREDLNKVAKRVMAVVDPVKLVIENYPEGNEEWLETENNPEQENAGTREIPFSRELYIEREDFKEEANNKFFRLKLGGEVRLKSAYIIKAERVEKDENGEITTIYATYDEKSKSGSGTEESLRKVKGTLHWVSAKHAVPVQVRSYDQLFTVEQPDAEKDVEFLNFINPESVKVSQAFAEPNLKEVAVGEPLQFQRIGYFTKDQDSTENNLVFNRTVTLKDSYKPE is encoded by the coding sequence ATGGAAGAAGAAAAAAAATCACTCAATTTTATTGAGCAAATTATAGAAGATGACTTAGCAAACGGATTGAATAAAGACCAGATTCGTTTTCGTTTTCCGCCTGAACCTAACGGTTACCTGCATGTGGGGCACACAAAAGCCATCTGCATTAATTTTGGTTTGGGTGAAAAATACAATGCTCCTGTAAACCTGCGTTTTGACGATACAAACCCTGAAAAAGAAGAACAGGAATTTGTAGATTCTATTAAAAAAGATGTCGAATGGTTAGGGTTCAAATGGGATAAAGAATTGTATGCATCAGACTACTTCCAGCAGCTTTATGATTGGGCAGTTCAGCTTATTAAAGAAAAAAAAGCATATATAGATGAGCAGCCGTCTGAAGTTATTTCAGAGCAGCGAAAAAATCCTGCGGAACCAGGAGTTGAATCACCATTCAGAAACCGTCCGGTTGAAGAATCTCTAGATTTATTCGAAAGAATGAAAAATGGAGAATTTGAAGAAGGCTCAATGTCTCTTCGTGCTAAAATTGATATGGTTTCGCCAAATATGAACATGCGTGACCCTGTGATGTACAGAATTTTAAAAAGACCGCACCATAGAACAGGTACAGAATGGAAAATTTATCCAATGTACGACTGGGCACATGGTGAGTCTGATTATTTAGAGCAGGTTTCACACTCATTATGTTCATTAGAATTTGAAAACCACAGACCGCTTTATAACTGGTATTTGGAGCAGGTTTATGATGAATCTAAAGTAGCGCCGAAGCAGAGAGAATTTGCAAGGATGAATGTTACTTATATGATTACTTCCAAAAGGAAACTGCAGAGGCTTGTTGCTGAAAATGTGGTTACCGGATGGGATGATCCGAGGATGCCTACTATTTCAGGAATGAGGAGGAAAGGTTTTACACCGGCTTCTATCAGGAATTTTATTGATAAAGTAGGAGTTGCTAAAAGGGAAAATCTGATTGAAATTCAATTATTAGATTTCTGTGTCCGTGAAGACTTGAATAAAGTGGCTAAACGAGTTATGGCAGTCGTAGATCCAGTGAAATTAGTGATCGAAAACTATCCTGAAGGAAACGAAGAATGGCTGGAAACTGAAAATAATCCTGAACAGGAAAATGCAGGAACAAGAGAAATTCCTTTTTCCAGAGAATTATATATTGAACGCGAAGATTTCAAAGAAGAAGCAAATAACAAGTTCTTCAGATTGAAACTAGGAGGAGAAGTCCGCTTAAAATCTGCTTACATCATTAAAGCAGAAAGAGTGGAAAAAGATGAAAATGGAGAGATCACAACGATCTACGCTACTTATGACGAAAAAAGTAAGTCTGGAAGCGGAACAGAGGAAAGTTTAAGAAAAGTAAAAGGCACTTTACACTGGGTATCTGCTAAACATGCAGTTCCTGTACAAGTAAGATCTTATGATCAATTATTTACTGTAGAACAGCCTGATGCTGAGAAAGATGTAGAATTTTTAAACTTCATTAACCCTGAGTCTGTAAAAGTAAGCCAGGCATTTGCTGAACCTAATTTAAAAGAAGTTGCAGTGGGAGAACCGCTTCAGTTCCAGAGAATTGGCTATTTTACGAAAGATCAGGATTCTACTGAAAATAATTTGGTGTTCAACCGTACGGTAACATTAAAAGACTCTTATAAGCCAGAGTAA
- a CDS encoding DUF6263 family protein, translating into MKNIAALMLISSIALVSCKKETTKITKVDPKTGKTITVEVPADSAAKVAENPAIKDSAGIYTQTFKLEKGKTYPLTTYQRDVKTMTDPAGKSINGTSESTDEMTFTVNDIKGNVYDLTLNLIAKRNSQTADGKTLVVDTKQPIPKQDDLKMIWNINRALTGNKLNMKMDNKGNVISITGFDAVYTKVANAVGTLVKDANQKASVVASLKESFNEKVLKDQFSKNLTIMPKKGVKVGDKWTHAENADPSGQIKVTSNYVLKSVGNGIAEISVTGGIPKKTEKKAQGPITHSMSSELEQNGTIKFDQSTGWITNQNIDVKTTQIETISDGKQSQSMKSISNSTVMVNPSSK; encoded by the coding sequence ATGAAAAATATAGCAGCTTTAATGCTAATATCATCTATAGCCCTTGTATCTTGTAAAAAAGAAACAACAAAAATCACAAAAGTAGATCCTAAAACAGGAAAAACAATCACTGTGGAAGTTCCGGCGGATTCAGCAGCAAAAGTTGCTGAAAACCCTGCAATTAAAGACTCTGCGGGAATTTACACTCAGACTTTTAAACTTGAGAAAGGAAAAACATATCCTCTTACTACATACCAGAGAGATGTGAAAACGATGACCGATCCTGCAGGAAAATCGATCAACGGAACAAGTGAGTCTACAGATGAAATGACCTTCACTGTAAATGATATCAAAGGAAATGTTTACGACCTGACCCTTAATCTTATTGCCAAGAGAAATTCTCAGACTGCGGACGGAAAAACGCTTGTAGTAGATACAAAACAGCCGATTCCAAAACAAGATGATCTGAAAATGATCTGGAACATCAACAGAGCGCTTACCGGAAACAAGCTTAACATGAAAATGGATAACAAAGGAAATGTAATTTCAATTACAGGTTTCGATGCCGTTTATACTAAAGTTGCTAATGCTGTAGGAACTCTTGTGAAGGATGCTAACCAAAAAGCAAGCGTTGTAGCAAGTCTTAAAGAAAGTTTTAATGAAAAAGTACTGAAAGACCAGTTCAGCAAAAACCTGACTATTATGCCTAAAAAAGGAGTAAAAGTGGGAGATAAATGGACTCACGCTGAAAATGCCGACCCAAGCGGACAGATTAAAGTAACTTCAAACTATGTATTGAAAAGCGTAGGAAACGGTATTGCTGAGATCTCTGTAACAGGAGGAATTCCTAAAAAAACTGAGAAAAAAGCACAAGGTCCTATCACGCACAGTATGAGCAGTGAACTTGAACAAAACGGTACGATAAAGTTTGATCAAAGTACAGGATGGATTACCAACCAGAATATTGATGTAAAAACTACTCAGATTGAAACGATTTCAGATGGAAAACAGTCTCAATCTATGAAAAGTATTTCAAACTCTACAGTAATGGTAAATCCTTCTTCTAAATAA
- a CDS encoding peptide-N-glycosidase F-related protein → MHKNLFFLSLLFAGLIKSQTTTMVNVISQAVYYDGYAATVADPVPPGLIRLSNTRYARKLTDSELDSFKAKIAMRVTIGALCDNYDRLGSVYLAMIPKNQPTYTINDVNAKRIEVGRYITPFMNKNRSPTEVPYTYDLSNLYNVFHDTGLRSTYDMYMELDVFGVPYAAQTQVTGCSGRIDVFSGTLTFFSTNTGAAAPADSNNLVPILSYSRLNNYNSTDVTGETVRLVNFNLPSPVTNARFYVISTPHGANSGGEEYVRRQNYTYIDDVQVLTYTPGGISCEPYRVYNTQGNGIYGTSPKTTPEWTSWNNWCPGNSVPIRGFTLPNMTAGNHTLKHTIPSAVFNQQQGDVYLSVYMQGKSNTILDVKDIKTIDVNIYPNPTSDFINIKSKEDVASIALFSIDGRKLYENYSQNRIDISAYSAGVYFLNIVLKDGITFKHKIIKK, encoded by the coding sequence ATGCATAAAAACCTATTCTTTTTAAGTCTTCTTTTTGCTGGACTTATTAAATCACAGACAACCACCATGGTAAATGTGATTTCCCAGGCAGTTTATTATGATGGGTATGCAGCCACAGTGGCTGATCCGGTTCCTCCCGGCCTGATCCGGCTGTCCAATACAAGATACGCAAGAAAACTTACAGATTCAGAACTCGATTCCTTTAAAGCAAAAATCGCTATGAGAGTGACCATAGGTGCTCTATGTGACAACTATGACCGTCTGGGGAGTGTGTATTTAGCAATGATACCCAAGAACCAGCCGACCTACACTATCAATGATGTTAACGCGAAGAGAATTGAAGTGGGGAGATACATCACTCCGTTTATGAACAAAAACCGTTCTCCTACAGAAGTTCCTTACACTTATGATTTAAGTAATTTATACAATGTATTTCATGATACAGGACTGCGCAGTACTTATGACATGTACATGGAACTGGATGTTTTTGGTGTTCCTTATGCTGCCCAGACTCAGGTTACCGGATGCTCTGGGAGGATTGATGTTTTTTCCGGAACTCTTACTTTTTTTTCAACTAATACAGGAGCAGCAGCACCCGCGGATTCTAATAATCTAGTGCCTATACTGAGCTACAGCAGGCTAAATAACTATAACAGCACTGATGTTACCGGTGAAACTGTAAGGCTCGTCAACTTTAACCTGCCCAGCCCTGTTACCAATGCTCGTTTTTATGTAATATCAACTCCCCACGGAGCCAACAGCGGCGGAGAAGAATACGTAAGAAGACAAAACTACACTTATATTGATGACGTACAGGTTCTCACTTACACTCCCGGAGGAATTTCCTGCGAACCATACAGGGTATACAATACGCAGGGTAACGGAATCTATGGAACCAGTCCTAAAACAACCCCGGAATGGACCTCATGGAACAACTGGTGTCCCGGCAATTCCGTACCTATCAGAGGATTTACATTACCTAATATGACCGCTGGAAACCACACCTTGAAGCACACCATACCATCCGCTGTCTTTAACCAGCAGCAAGGAGACGTTTACTTATCCGTTTATATGCAGGGTAAAAGCAATACCATTTTAGATGTAAAGGACATCAAGACCATAGACGTCAACATATATCCTAATCCTACTTCCGATTTCATCAATATAAAATCGAAAGAAGATGTTGCTTCAATAGCTCTGTTCAGTATAGATGGAAGAAAATTGTATGAAAATTACAGTCAAAACAGAATAGATATTTCTGCTTACAGTGCAGGAGTTTATTTTTTGAATATCGTTTTGAAAGACGGAATAACTTTTAAACATAAAATTATCAAGAAATAA
- a CDS encoding YpdA family putative bacillithiol disulfide reductase, giving the protein MEIVDVLIIGAGPIGLNCALEAHKNNLSYLIIEKGTIVNSLYNYPLYMRFFSTAEKLEIDEIPFISTAPKPGRQEALEYYQGIARQKNININLYEKVLKVTKNSDVFEVETSKSIYSAKNVIISTGFYDIPNLMNIPGENLSKVKHYYTEPYPYAKQKIVVVGSSNSSVDAALETYRKGAEVTMIIRHSEISKNVKYWVKPDIENRIAEESIKAHFNAELIEIKEDSVIFKDENGKINEIENDFVLAMTGYIPDIDFLRNSGIELQGDCLNPVYHSETMETNVKNLYLAGVVCGGKDTHLWFIENSRIHAGMIIKNILQNN; this is encoded by the coding sequence ATGGAAATAGTAGACGTCCTCATCATAGGAGCCGGCCCAATTGGTTTAAACTGTGCACTCGAAGCACATAAAAATAATTTATCTTACTTGATTATTGAAAAAGGAACGATCGTTAATTCATTATACAACTATCCTTTATACATGCGTTTCTTCTCAACAGCAGAGAAATTAGAGATCGATGAGATTCCTTTTATTTCAACTGCTCCAAAGCCAGGAAGGCAGGAAGCTTTAGAATATTATCAAGGCATTGCAAGACAAAAAAATATCAACATTAATCTTTATGAAAAGGTTTTAAAAGTTACCAAGAACAGTGATGTATTTGAAGTTGAGACTTCTAAATCTATTTATTCAGCCAAAAATGTTATTATTTCTACGGGGTTCTATGATATTCCCAATTTGATGAATATTCCCGGTGAAAATTTATCTAAAGTAAAACATTATTATACTGAGCCCTACCCTTATGCAAAACAAAAGATCGTTGTAGTAGGTTCCAGCAATTCTTCCGTTGATGCCGCATTGGAAACCTATAGAAAAGGAGCTGAAGTCACCATGATTATCCGCCACAGCGAAATATCAAAAAATGTAAAATATTGGGTAAAACCTGATATTGAAAACAGAATTGCAGAAGAAAGCATTAAAGCTCATTTTAATGCTGAGCTCATTGAAATAAAAGAGGATTCGGTTATTTTTAAAGATGAGAACGGAAAAATCAACGAAATTGAAAATGATTTTGTTTTAGCGATGACAGGCTATATTCCGGATATTGATTTTTTAAGAAATTCAGGAATAGAACTTCAGGGAGACTGCTTGAATCCAGTTTATCATTCAGAAACAATGGAAACCAATGTTAAGAATCTTTATCTTGCCGGCGTTGTCTGCGGTGGAAAAGATACACATCTTTGGTTCATTGAAAATTCTAGAATTCATGCAGGTATGATTATAAAAAACATTCTCCAAAACAACTAG
- a CDS encoding DinB family protein produces MNYHFQAHRQVRRNLLDILQNTSHEDLLLIPDGFNNNLYWNIAHTVATQQLLHYYLSGNPFRIDKYWIETYKKGTLPNLNVQKSEVEDLEFLLTETSKILMKDYDGDFFSDYTPYTTSFGMDLKSIQDAIIFNNMHESLHYGYALAQKRAILGEKY; encoded by the coding sequence ATGAATTATCATTTTCAAGCCCACAGACAGGTAAGAAGAAACCTTCTGGATATCTTGCAAAACACTTCACACGAAGATCTTCTGTTGATTCCAGACGGCTTTAATAATAACCTTTATTGGAATATTGCCCATACTGTTGCTACCCAGCAGTTACTGCATTATTACTTAAGCGGAAATCCTTTCAGAATTGATAAATACTGGATCGAAACGTATAAAAAAGGAACCCTTCCCAACCTGAATGTACAGAAGTCTGAGGTAGAAGATTTAGAATTTCTACTGACAGAAACTTCGAAAATTTTAATGAAAGATTATGATGGTGATTTCTTTTCAGATTATACTCCTTACACTACAAGTTTTGGGATGGATCTAAAAAGCATTCAGGATGCGATCATTTTCAACAACATGCATGAAAGCCTGCATTATGGATATGCACTGGCACAAAAAAGAGCAATTTTAGGAGAAAAGTATTAA
- a CDS encoding alpha/beta hydrolase gives MSVFILSNRKIIRHKGENEDSFSNDEYSIPNFRIAKCDFENYKEPSEQTKKKKQYTNRNILNYKLFSEPEKQGYQDVLEVLLSEKKIKKSNLTADNLGGTQRMFYELYKNMSSTKDRSDVLVFIHGYAYDFDDELKAIIDLKKLFIDNKDSPVEHILFVSWPASSSIFPLTYFDDKASSINSGTSLMRLFYFYTQFLKDIFSNRDLSPCNQRIHLMTHSLGNRVLQSMLYSLKRENIVRVIDQVLLLNADVSYKVFEDSEDSFNKLPLLANRISIYLNRQDAVLGISQFTKNILTPRLGKNGPSSIDQFKDIVSIIDCTFIENDLKKTLKFEIGNHWGYLSSSQVQHDIFQNLYGIDRNLITNRIKKSENVFTIS, from the coding sequence ATGTCTGTTTTTATTTTAAGTAATAGGAAAATTATCCGTCATAAAGGCGAAAATGAAGATTCGTTTTCTAATGATGAATATTCTATTCCTAATTTCAGAATTGCAAAATGTGATTTTGAAAACTACAAAGAGCCTTCTGAACAGACTAAAAAGAAAAAACAATATACCAATAGGAACATTTTAAATTACAAGCTATTTTCCGAGCCCGAAAAACAAGGCTATCAAGATGTCCTGGAAGTCCTGCTGAGCGAAAAAAAGATAAAAAAGTCTAACCTTACTGCTGACAATTTAGGCGGTACTCAAAGAATGTTCTATGAATTGTACAAAAATATGTCTTCTACTAAAGACAGAAGTGATGTTTTAGTGTTCATTCATGGATATGCTTATGATTTCGATGATGAATTAAAAGCGATTATCGATCTTAAAAAATTATTCATCGACAATAAAGACTCCCCTGTTGAACATATTTTATTTGTGAGCTGGCCGGCTTCCAGCAGTATTTTTCCGCTGACTTATTTTGATGACAAAGCTTCAAGCATCAATTCCGGAACTTCTCTGATGAGACTTTTTTATTTTTACACCCAGTTTCTTAAAGACATTTTTTCTAACCGGGATCTGTCTCCCTGCAATCAGAGGATTCATCTTATGACCCATTCTCTGGGAAACAGGGTACTGCAAAGTATGCTTTACAGCCTTAAAAGAGAGAATATTGTAAGAGTTATCGACCAAGTGCTATTATTGAATGCTGATGTTTCTTATAAGGTTTTTGAAGATTCAGAGGATTCATTTAATAAGCTTCCTCTTCTCGCCAATAGAATTTCCATCTATTTAAACAGGCAAGATGCGGTTTTAGGAATTTCCCAGTTCACAAAAAATATTCTTACTCCAAGATTAGGAAAAAATGGACCGAGCAGTATTGATCAGTTTAAAGATATTGTTTCAATTATCGACTGTACATTTATAGAAAATGATTTAAAGAAAACCCTAAAATTTGAGATTGGAAATCATTGGGGCTACCTGTCCAGTTCACAGGTACAGCACGATATTTTTCAAAACCTGTATGGTATAGATAGAAATCTTATTACCAATAGAATTAAAAAAAGTGAAAATGTTTTTACAATATCGTAA
- the rlmB gene encoding 23S rRNA (guanosine(2251)-2'-O)-methyltransferase RlmB translates to MTDKKDDFIFGLRPVIEAIEAGKTIDKVFLQNALQGPIYAELKTTLAKHKIRPNYVPVEKLNRFTRKNHQGVVAFISDVPFHKIEDILPQLFEEGKTPFLLILDRLTDVRNFGAICRTAECVGVDAIILPEKGAAPINSDAIKTSAGAMYNIKICKENSLAHAVDFLQQSGIVVFAATEKAEKLVYDVSFTEPCAIVMGNEETGISKEVLHHADEKIKLPIEGKTQSLNVSVACGAILYEAMRQKMVKIN, encoded by the coding sequence ATGACAGATAAAAAAGACGATTTTATTTTCGGACTTCGTCCCGTAATAGAAGCTATTGAAGCAGGAAAAACAATTGATAAAGTATTTTTACAAAACGCCCTTCAGGGACCTATTTATGCAGAGCTGAAAACAACTTTAGCTAAGCATAAAATACGTCCAAACTATGTTCCAGTAGAAAAACTGAACCGTTTTACCAGAAAAAACCATCAAGGTGTGGTAGCTTTTATTTCGGATGTTCCTTTTCATAAAATTGAAGATATTCTTCCTCAATTATTTGAAGAAGGAAAAACTCCATTTTTATTAATTCTTGACAGGCTTACAGATGTAAGAAACTTCGGGGCAATCTGCAGAACAGCAGAGTGTGTAGGAGTAGATGCCATTATTCTCCCTGAAAAAGGAGCCGCTCCAATAAATTCTGATGCTATAAAAACTTCTGCGGGAGCTATGTACAACATCAAAATCTGTAAAGAAAACAGTTTAGCTCATGCAGTAGACTTTTTACAGCAGAGCGGTATTGTTGTTTTTGCAGCAACAGAAAAAGCAGAAAAACTAGTTTATGATGTAAGTTTTACCGAGCCTTGTGCTATTGTAATGGGAAATGAGGAAACTGGTATTTCTAAAGAGGTTCTACATCATGCAGATGAAAAAATAAAACTTCCTATTGAAGGAAAAACACAATCCTTAAATGTTTCTGTTGCCTGCGGTGCTATTTTGTACGAAGCAATGAGACAGAAAATGGTGAAAATTAATTAA
- a CDS encoding glycosyl transferase family 1 codes for MQEKKILIITYYWPPAGGPGVQRWLKFAKYLPDFGWKPIIYTPENPSYPLLDESLIKDVPEDLEIVKTKIWEPYQLAEKLNKSNKKFKAGQFDVGKNQSWKSKLSIWVRGNFFIPDARVFWVKPSVKFLEQYLKEHKIDVVVTSGPPHSMHLIGLNLKKKLPHLKWIADFRDPWTEISYYSHLKLTKSSDKKHRRLESSVFKNADITLATSYTDTENFNKNGANAVCITNGFDENDSNKKTNLPVHKSDTFTLSYIGVLEQLRNPENLWKALDDLILQNSDFASHFTLKFAGRVDDKILNSIESTSLKNHIQNLGYLSHDKAIEEMQQSEILLITNFPNEPSKGIIPGKIFEYLAAGKQIISFGPDQADVSKILSETNAGKHFSYRDSETIKAFILEKFELWRNGNLLENTQNLDQFSRRNLTKKLAAILD; via the coding sequence ATGCAGGAAAAGAAAATTTTAATCATCACTTATTACTGGCCGCCTGCAGGTGGACCGGGAGTCCAGAGATGGCTGAAATTTGCAAAATATCTTCCTGATTTTGGATGGAAGCCAATTATCTATACTCCAGAAAATCCAAGTTATCCGTTGTTGGATGAGAGCTTAATAAAAGATGTTCCTGAGGATTTAGAAATTGTTAAAACAAAAATCTGGGAACCTTACCAGCTCGCTGAGAAACTGAATAAAAGTAATAAAAAGTTCAAAGCGGGGCAGTTTGATGTCGGCAAAAATCAAAGCTGGAAATCAAAGCTTTCTATCTGGGTAAGAGGGAATTTTTTCATTCCTGATGCAAGAGTTTTTTGGGTAAAACCTTCTGTGAAATTTTTAGAACAGTACTTAAAAGAGCATAAAATTGATGTTGTAGTGACTTCGGGACCTCCTCACTCCATGCATTTGATTGGTTTAAATCTTAAAAAGAAACTTCCCCATTTAAAATGGATCGCTGATTTCCGTGATCCATGGACTGAAATTTCTTATTACAGCCATTTAAAACTGACTAAAAGTTCCGATAAAAAGCACCGCCGATTAGAAAGCAGTGTTTTCAAAAATGCTGACATTACATTAGCAACAAGCTACACAGATACAGAAAATTTCAATAAAAATGGAGCTAATGCAGTCTGTATCACAAATGGATTTGATGAAAATGATTCTAATAAAAAAACTAATCTGCCGGTCCATAAATCGGATACATTCACTCTTAGTTATATCGGAGTTCTAGAACAGCTTCGAAACCCTGAAAATCTATGGAAAGCGCTTGATGATCTGATTTTACAAAATTCTGATTTCGCTTCGCATTTTACATTAAAATTTGCAGGAAGAGTGGATGATAAGATTTTAAATTCCATTGAAAGTACAAGTCTTAAAAACCATATTCAGAATTTAGGATATCTTTCCCACGATAAAGCTATTGAAGAAATGCAGCAATCGGAGATTCTACTGATTACTAATTTTCCGAATGAGCCTTCAAAAGGGATTATTCCGGGAAAAATATTTGAATACTTAGCTGCAGGAAAACAAATTATTTCTTTCGGACCCGATCAGGCCGACGTTTCTAAAATCCTTTCCGAAACCAATGCAGGAAAGCATTTCAGCTATCGTGATTCTGAAACTATCAAAGCATTCATTTTAGAAAAATTCGAACTTTGGAGAAATGGAAACCTTCTTGAAAACACTCAGAATCTTGATCAGTTTTCAAGAAGAAATCTCACTAAAAAACTAGCTGCAATTTTAGATTAG